A single genomic interval of Dysidea avara chromosome 6, odDysAvar1.4, whole genome shotgun sequence harbors:
- the LOC136258722 gene encoding uncharacterized protein, translating to MDQDQDNSREKSFVNLLTLPTELLVYIISFLSSLHDRVKLRYVSRWLRCVIEETPSWWREFVWPYCDSSEECSVKEMLKVCGQHIKVLSFPYSRVTSTRLVEMLQYCSNVQHLSLPSTKLDPEQLRMAIHHMGCLQTLEVWVDDGSDIKQLFLNTGQLREFTIISNIYNYDLSPELFELWKESQFRPPSFNVIVPADYQSTKLLVDYAAQPTIISTGTTANFKVYNSYSKVPLNFSPTLPYFQLQVEGSGQVTIPCVKPSDFGILGLNNDVALMTDCQYGGRTLYMVKHQTDYMVRYETDDYIVSKIMDSIHIGKFGNLSCVTHVDFSYCYSLRTGHLEQLAIACPNLQRLDLKICDYCLESLQGLQAIASHCYNLQGLNLLGICVSKVEDQTRLWEILSNMKLTHLGVEYCILRLEVTNKEKLIYLYQKC from the coding sequence ATGGATCAAGATCAAGACAACTCTCGTGAAAAATCTTTTGTCAACCTGTTAACACTTCCTACAGAGTTGTTAGTTTACATCATCTCGTTTTTATCTTCACTACATGACAGAGTAAAACTGAGATATGTTTCAAGATGGTTGAGGTGTGTGATTGAAGAAACACCATCATGGTGGAGGGAGTTTGTGTGGCCTTATTGTGACAGTAGTGAGGAATGTAGTGTGAAGGAGATGTTGAAGGTGTGTGGACAACATATCAAAGTGTTATCCTTTCCTTATAGTAGAGTAACATCAACAAGACTGGTAGAGATGCTGCagtattgtagtaatgtacaaCATCTTAGTCTACCATCAACCAAGTTAGATCCTGAACAACTAAGAATGGCAATACATCATATGGGATGTCTACAAACACTAGAAGTTTGGGTAGACGATGGTAGTGACATTAAACAATTATTTCTTAATACTGGTCAATTGAGAGAATTTACAATAATTTCAAATATTTATAATTACGATCTATCTCCAGAGTTGTTTGAGCTTTGGAAGGAATCACAATTCAGGCCTCCAAGTTTTAATGTTATTGTTCCAGCAGATTATCAGAGCACTAAATTGTTGGTCGATTATGCTGCTCAACCTACCATCATTTCTACTGGTACTACTGCTAACTTCAAAGTGTACAATTCATATAGTAAAGTACCTTTAAACTTTTCTCCTACACTTCCATATTTTCAACTACAGGTTGAGGGATCTGGTCAAGTGACCATTCCATGTGTGAAACCAAGTGACTTTGGTATATTGGGATTGAACAATGATGTAGCATTGATGACTGACTGTCAGTATGGTGGAAGGACATTGTATATGGTGAAGCATCAAACTGATTATATGGTGAGGTATGAAACTGATGATTATATTGTGAGCAAGATCATGGACTCTATACATATTGGTAAATTTGGCAACCTTAGTTGTGTTACTCATGTTGATTTTTCTTACTGTTACTCACTTCGTACTGGTCACTTGGAACAACTAGCTATTGCTTGTCCTAATCTTCAGAGACTCGACCTGAAGATTTGCGATTATTGTTTGGAAAGTCTACAAGGTCTACAGGCTATTGCTAGTCACTGTTACAACCTACAAGGACTAAACTTACTTGGTATATGTGTTTCAAAAGTGGAGGATCAGACACGATTGTGGGAAATATTGAGCAACATGAAGTTGACCCACTTGGGAGTAGAGTATTGTATTCTGAGATTAGAAGTTACTAACAAGGAaaagttgatttatttgtatcaGAAGTGTTGA